GACAGCCGCGCCTGGGGGGAAAGCCGCCGCGAACTGCTGATGGCGGTGGCCAACCACGGTCGCGCTTTTATCGCCGGGGATGTGGTGATCTTCTTACAGCAGGGCGGCGACATGAACATCCTCGGTCCCTGGTACAAGGACAAAGGGGAATCCGATCCCTGTGCTAACCGCGACCTGCTGCGACAGGCCCTCACCGCCGCCGATCCCGGCCGTGAACTGGTGATCGACACTCTCCTCTCCTCCCCCGTGCATCCTCTTTTAGCCGAAGTCGGCTTCATCCCCAGCCGCCGCGCGGCACTGATGGTCCGGGGCGGCCCCGGCGCAGCGCGCCTGGACCGGATGTTGGCGTTGGCGAGCCTGGGGAGTGTGGGCTAGGTCCGGTGAAAGTGCGGGGAGGAAAACGCGCGGAGCATCGCCGCGCCGACCGAAAACTTCCCCATGTCATTCATCGGCGAGCCAGAAAAGAGGGGTTTGTTGTGGATTTTTTGGGCGAGGATAGTTAAGCCTGAAATCGTTGTCATCACTATGAAAAGCCGCCTACGGGATCAACCCAGTAGGCGGCTTTTGGCGTATGAAAGGGGCTGAAAGTTAGACGTAACGCTGACAAACTTATGAAGGTGTTTTCGCGAGGCGAACGCTTCAGCGCCCACTCAATCTACAATGGTCGAGGTCGGCAGACGTTCTTGCCGTCATGAACTTTTGCGCCGCAGTTGAGGCACACAAAACGGGGATCATCGAATAATTCCTTGTCGAGTTGCGGGTTGCGTTCTTTGTAGCTCAGCTGACAGGCATGCAGATCGCAATGTTCTTCCGGATTTTCACAGCTCCATTCAGTCATCGGTGCTCTCCTTTGCTCTACTGGGGGTACGATTGTAGCTACGGGATAATTCCAGAAAGGGTTATCCCCTGGCCTGCGAAGGGAGAAGTTACATCTTCTTCATCCGCTTCTCCCCTCCCCTTAAGTGTTGAGTTTTTTAATCATACCTCGCCTTTACGCAGGCGCAACCCACAGATAGTTTGCCCTGAGATGAATCCGCAATGGCGGTTTCTCGGGCGCCGGCCGAAAAACTTCAGGTTTCTTTGGTAATATTCAAAACGCTAACACGATCCTAACATTTCTCCTGTAAAAGCTGTACGTTTTGCTGCGAGTCAGGCATAACCATCATTCACGAACGGATTGGGGTCAGGACAGAAATTCTGACCGGCCCGTCGTCCATTTGTGGCGCTCCGGATATTTTCGGCCCCCACAGGAAGCGTCCCGCCGACGGTCGCGGGGAAAGGAAAGCTAGGCATCATGAGTATGGAAATTCTTTTTGTCGGGGTGGTGATCCTCGGTCTGGTCGCCTTTTTCGACATTATGGTCGGGGTCAGCAACGATGCGGTGAATTTTCTCAATTCGTCCATTGGTTCACGGGTAGCGCCGCGAACGACCATCATGATCATCGCCAGCCTCGGGATCATGGCCGGGGTAACCTTCTCCAGCGGCATGATGGAGGTGGCCCGCAGCGGCATTTTCCATCCCCAGTTCTTCACCCTGCCCGAATTGCTCACCATCTTTCTGGCGGTGATGATCACCGACGTCATTCTGCTCGACCTGTTCAACACCTACGGCCTCCCCACCTCGACCACCGTTTCAATTGTTTTTGAATTGCTCGGCGCCGCCGTCGCCCTGGCGATGCTTAAACTGCTCACGACCGGTGAGAGCCTGGTGAACGTCGTCCAGTACATCAATTCGGCCAAGGCCATCACTATCATCATGGGGATTCTGCTGTCGGTGGCCATCGCCTTTGTCTGCGGGGCGATCGTGCAGTTTTTCACCCGCTTACTCTTCACCTTCGACTATCAGAAGCGGATCAGCCGTTACGGAGCCTTGTGGGGCGGGATGGCCCTGGCTTCGATCACCTACTTTATTCTGGTCAAAGGCGCCAAGGGTGCCACCTTCATCTCCAAGCAGAACCAGGAGTGGATCAATACCCACACCGGACTGTTGCTGCTCTTGATCTTCGTGGGGGCGGCGGCGGTGTTGCAGCTTCTGCAGTTGCTCAAATTCAATATTCTCAGGCCGGTGGTGTTGATCGGCACCTTCGCTCTGGCCATGGCCTTTGCCGCCAACGACCTGGTCAACTTCATCGGTGTCCCCCTGGCCGGTCTTCATGCCTACCGGCTCGCTCTGGCCAGCGATAACCCCTTGGGCGTTACTATGGGCGGGCTGGCCGCCAAGGTCCCTTCGGAAACCTTTCTGCTGATGCTGGCCGGCGGCGTCATGGTGGTGACCCTGTGGCTGTCGAAAAAGGCCCGCACCGTGACCGAAACGGAAATCAGTCTGAGCCAGCAGGAAGAGGGGAATGAGCGCTTCGAGTCGATTTTCCTCTCCCGGGCTATCGTCCGGCTGGTGCTGCATCTCTCCGATACCGTCCGCCTGATCATCCCGCAGGGGGTGCGCAGCTGGATCGATCGCCGCCTCGATCCCGCCGCCGCCGCGCCGGTGCTGGTCGACGGCCGCATCCCTTCCTTCGATCTGCTGCGGGCCACGGTCAACCTGATGGTGGCCAGCGCTCTGATTTCCTACGCCACTGCCAGCAAGCTCCCGCTCTCGACCACCTACGTGACCTTCATGGTCGCCATGGGCAGCTCCTTCGCCGACCGGGCCTGGGGACGGGATAGCGCCGTCTACCGTGTCACCGGAGTGTTGACGGTGATCGGCGGCTGGTTCATGACTGCGGTCGTCGCCTTCCTCTCCGCCGCCCTCTGCGCTACCGTCATCTTCTATGGCGAAGCCTTCGGTGTCGTGGTGCTGCTCGTTTTAGCCGGAGCGATGATCTGGAATGCCCACCGCAAGCATCAATCGATGGTGCGCGAGGCGCAGATGGAAAAGGTCTTCAATCTCAAGACCGTGGATGATCCCCGGGCGGCGGTGGCCATCACCTTCGAGCATATGAGCTTATTGCTCCGCGAAATCCGCACTTCCCTCGACGTTTCCCTCGACGCCCTCTTCCGGCAAAGCTTCGACCGTCTCGGCGTCGAACGTAAGAAGATCTCCCATGTTCAGCAGTGGTCCAACATCATCAGTGCCAACGTCTTGAAAGCCATGCGCCTTCTCGATCAACAAGGTCTCGCCGTTTCCCACCGCTACGCCCAGACTATCCGTCGGCTGCAGAAGCTCACCGACGGCTACCGCGACATCGTGTTGCGGGGATACACCCATATCGGCAATCATCACAAGGGGTTGCTGCCGGTGCAGATCGAAGAACTCGAAGAGGTGCGCCGACTGTTGCAGGACATCCTCCTCGAGGTCGAGCAGACCTTCAGTCGCAAGCAGACCGCCAATCTCGAGCGGTTGACAGCCAAAGACCACCAGTTGCGGGCCTTGGCCGCCGACCTCAATCTCCGCCAGGCGGCCCGCATCAAGGACAATACCTCCAAGACCCGGCTGAGCATCCTCTATTACGGCATCGTCGGCAACGCCATGATGCTCTCCAAGCAGAACCTCGAACTGTTGGAGATTTTCGATCATTCCTTCGGGGCTTTCGAAGAGCCGCCGAGTCCCTGAGCGATCCTGTTTTCATTCAGGGAAAAAAGATCAGGATTGACCATCAGCATCGAAGGATAAAAAACGACATTTCCGACAAATCCCCCCTATTCCCCATCCTCGGGACCATGCTAATATTCGCCAGTTTTTTCAACCGTCTGTCCGGCTCTGCCGGCAGGCGGTTTTTTGGTCCGCATCTTTCTTTTCGGGGGTTTTCCATGGGACTTTCAGAGGACCGCAAACGGCAGTTTATTGAAGAAAACCGCGCGGAATACGGCGAGCGCTATGACCTGCTCCGCTTTTCCGATTCGCACCGTCTCGCCACCGCCAGCGCCGAGCGTGAGCAGCTATTGGCCGAACTGAACGGGCGCGGCGCGATGTGCGGTTACGAAGGGACCAAGCTCGACTGCCGCCGCCTTTCCCCAGGCTGTGTCGAGTGCGGCGCCGGGACCTGGTCGTGCCTCTTTATCAGCGGCAAGTGCAACCGGGACTGCTTCTACTGCCCGACCGCCCAGGACGAAATTGGCCTGCCGACCACCAACACGGTCAACTTTCGCCGTCCCAGCGATTACGTGGCCTATCTCGAACGCTTCGGTTTCAAGGGGATGAGCATCAGCGGCGGCGAGCCCCTGCTCACCCCCGGCCGCACCCTGGCCTTTATCGCCGCCGCCCGCGCCCATTTCGGCCGGCGGATGCACATTTGGCTCTACACCAACGGTACCCTGCTCGACCGGGAGATGCTGCGACGGCTGCGCGATGCCGGTCTCGACGAGATCCGTTTCGATATCGGCGCCACCGACTATTCGCTGAAAAAGGCGGCTCTGGCGGCGGAGGAGATTCCCTGCGTGACGGTGGAGATTCCGGCCATCCCCGAAGAGCTCGAGTTGATGAAGGGAAAGCTGGCGGAAATGCAAGAGGTCGGCGTCCGCCATCTCAACCTGCACCAGCTGCGGTTGACACCCTATAATTTCGAAAAACTGATCCAGCGGAACTACACCTATCTGCACGGCGAAAAGGTGACGGTGCTCGAATCGGAACTGACGGCCTTGCGCCTGATTCGTCACGGTTTGGAGCGGGGCATCGATCTGCCGGTCAACTACTGCTCCTTTGTCTACAAAAACCGCTTCCAGCAAGCCGCCGCGCGCCGGCGCAATGCCCCCTTCGTCAAGAAGGGCTTCGAGGATCTGACGGAGAGCGGCTATCTGCGCACCCTGACACTGCTCGGGGATACGGACTCGATCGCCGCACAGGCCGAGCGCTTCCGCCAGGCGGGGGCCGCCGCTGAACTCTGGGCCTTCGGCGGCACCCGGGATCGTCTGAACGTCAGCGCCTCTCTTATCCCTCTGATCGCCTGGGGTAATTTCCGTCTGCTGGTCGGCTACGGCGAAGCGGCGCAGATGTCGGCGGTCTCCTATCGCCATCCTTTTGTCGAAGTCAAGCTGACCCCCACCCAGAAGCTGGTCATCG
This genomic stretch from Desulfuromonas acetexigens harbors:
- a CDS encoding radical SAM protein gives rise to the protein MGLSEDRKRQFIEENRAEYGERYDLLRFSDSHRLATASAEREQLLAELNGRGAMCGYEGTKLDCRRLSPGCVECGAGTWSCLFISGKCNRDCFYCPTAQDEIGLPTTNTVNFRRPSDYVAYLERFGFKGMSISGGEPLLTPGRTLAFIAAARAHFGRRMHIWLYTNGTLLDREMLRRLRDAGLDEIRFDIGATDYSLKKAALAAEEIPCVTVEIPAIPEELELMKGKLAEMQEVGVRHLNLHQLRLTPYNFEKLIQRNYTYLHGEKVTVLESELTALRLIRHGLERGIDLPVNYCSFVYKNRFQQAAARRRNAPFVKKGFEDLTESGYLRTLTLLGDTDSIAAQAERFRQAGAAAELWAFGGTRDRLNVSASLIPLIAWGNFRLLVGYGEAAQMSAVSYRHPFVEVKLTPTQKLVIEKRKVCRDVEFSSETAAAFLAALAEGTSLPEDKFFDDIRRFESMAQGLQEYF
- a CDS encoding inorganic phosphate transporter; the protein is MSMEILFVGVVILGLVAFFDIMVGVSNDAVNFLNSSIGSRVAPRTTIMIIASLGIMAGVTFSSGMMEVARSGIFHPQFFTLPELLTIFLAVMITDVILLDLFNTYGLPTSTTVSIVFELLGAAVALAMLKLLTTGESLVNVVQYINSAKAITIIMGILLSVAIAFVCGAIVQFFTRLLFTFDYQKRISRYGALWGGMALASITYFILVKGAKGATFISKQNQEWINTHTGLLLLLIFVGAAAVLQLLQLLKFNILRPVVLIGTFALAMAFAANDLVNFIGVPLAGLHAYRLALASDNPLGVTMGGLAAKVPSETFLLMLAGGVMVVTLWLSKKARTVTETEISLSQQEEGNERFESIFLSRAIVRLVLHLSDTVRLIIPQGVRSWIDRRLDPAAAAPVLVDGRIPSFDLLRATVNLMVASALISYATASKLPLSTTYVTFMVAMGSSFADRAWGRDSAVYRVTGVLTVIGGWFMTAVVAFLSAALCATVIFYGEAFGVVVLLVLAGAMIWNAHRKHQSMVREAQMEKVFNLKTVDDPRAAVAITFEHMSLLLREIRTSLDVSLDALFRQSFDRLGVERKKISHVQQWSNIISANVLKAMRLLDQQGLAVSHRYAQTIRRLQKLTDGYRDIVLRGYTHIGNHHKGLLPVQIEELEEVRRLLQDILLEVEQTFSRKQTANLERLTAKDHQLRALAADLNLRQAARIKDNTSKTRLSILYYGIVGNAMMLSKQNLELLEIFDHSFGAFEEPPSP